Proteins from one Syngnathoides biaculeatus isolate LvHL_M chromosome 8, ASM1980259v1, whole genome shotgun sequence genomic window:
- the rnf7 gene encoding RING-box protein 2 — protein sequence MFVGFGAANMDDGDELGIVLSHNTSSGSKSGGDKMFSLKKWNAVAMWSWDVECDTCAICRVQVMDACLRCQAENKQEDCVVVWGECNHSFHNCCMSLWVKQNNRCPLCQQDWVVQRIGK from the exons ATGTTTGTGGGGTTCGGAGCCGCAAACATGGATGACGGCGACGAGCTGGGAATAGTTCTTTCCCACAACACCTCCTCTGGCTCCAAGTCGGGCGGCGACAAAATGTTTTCCCTCAAAAAGTGGAACGCCGTCGCTATGTGGAGTTGGGACGTCGAATGCGACACTTGTGCCATTTGCCGGGTGCAAGTGATGG ATGCTTGTCTCCGATGCCAGGCggaaaacaaacaagaagaCTGTGTTG TTGTTTGGGGCGAGTGCAACCATTCGTTCCATAACTGCTGCATGTCCCTTTGGGTGAAGCAGAACAATCGCTGCCCCCTCTGCCAGCAGGACTGGGTGGTTCAGAGAATCGGGAAATAA
- the grk7b gene encoding rhodopsin kinase grk7-b gives MSEQLVEELVANTAYLRAQRKDRNELRKERLSLTLPLPTSSAVLEEAKGERYESLCERQPIGRKLFRQFLLSRNPQYAAAVEFLEELGEWSFAEEGTQVKAGRDHLLVKFCRPESESFLSFLKGDAVETYKRPSYNIVDEITLSQMREATRDFLRGKPFSEYLRSPFFYRFLQWKEYERQKITDKYFHEFRTLGKGGFGEVCAVQVKTTGQMYACKKLDKRRLKKKGGERMALQEKKILEQVNSLFIVNLAYAYDNDTHLCLVMDLMNGGDLKFHIYELGERGIRMDRVVYYAAQMTMGILHLHSINIVYRDLKPENVLLDAHGHCRLSDLGLAVELANGKMICQKAGTTGYMAPEVLMQQYYSTSVDWWALGCSIYEMVAARLPFRDFREKVQKSEVARRTLEDACKFHHKRFDPATKDIICCLLKKKAAHRLGCQGDDPRRHPFFRNIDFHHLEARRVEPPWVPKANVVYAKDAESFDYTSEAGDVELDAKDEKFFEEFSTGAVAVSWQKEMIDSGLFDELNMPERNGHDQVMAWKSKTCVVL, from the exons ATGAGTGAGCAGCTGGTGGAGGAGCTGGTGGCCAACACCGCCTACCTCAGGGCTCAGCGAAAGGACAGGAACGAGCTGCGAAAGGAGAGACTCTCCCTGACTCTGCCCCTGCCGACCAGCTCCGCGGTTCTGGAGGAAGCGAAAGGCGAGCGGTACGAGTCGCTTTGTGAGCGGCAGCCCATCGGCAGGAAGCTATTCCGGCAGTTTCTTCTCAGCCGTAATCCGCAGTACGCCGCCGCCGTCGAGTTCCTGGAGGAGCTGGGAGAATGGAGCTTTGCCGAAGAAGGCACCCAAGTCAAGGCCGGGCGGGACCACCTCCTCGTTAAATTCTGTCGGCCCGAGTCGGAGAGTTTTCTGTCTTTTCTCAAAGGAGATGCCGTGGAAACGTACAAACGTCCGTCGTACAACATTGTTGATGAGATCACGCTGAGCCAGATGAGAGAAGCCACAAGAGACTTCCTGCGTGGGAAACCTTTCTCGGAATACCTGAGGAGTCCGTTCTTTTACAGGTTTCTGCAGTGGAAGGAATACGAGAGACAGAAAATTACAGATAAATACTTTCACGAGTTTCGGACATTGGGGAAAGGTGGTTTCGGCGAG GTGTGCGCAGTGCAGGTGAAGACCACAGGACAGATGTACGCCTGCAAGAAGCTAGATAAGCGACGCTTGAAGAAGAAAGGCGGGGAGAGGATGGCCCTCCAGGAGAAGAAAATCCTGGAGCAGGTCAACAGCCTTTTCATCGTCAACCTGGCCTACGCCTACGATAACGACACCCACTTGTGCCTGGTCATGGACCTGATGAACGGAGGAGACCTCAAGTTCCACATCTACGAGCTCGGAGAGCGCGGGATCCGCATGGACCGCGTGGTTTACTACGCGGCCCAGATGACCATGGGGATCCTTCACCTGCACTCGATCAACATCGTCTATCGCGATTTGAAGCCGGAAAACGTGCTCCTGGACGCCCACGGCCACTGTAGACTGTCGGATCTCGGGCTGGCTGTCGAGCTGGCGAACGGGAAAATGATCTGCCAAAAG GCTGGCACGACTGGTTATATGGCCCCCGAGGTTCTGATGCAGCAGTACTACAGCACGTCGGTGGACTGGTGGGCGCTGGGCTGCAGCATCTACGAGATGGTGGCCGCTCGCCTGCCCTTCCGCGACTTCCGCGAAAAGGTGCAGAAGAGCGAGGTGGCCCGCCGCACCCTGGAAGACGCGTGCAAGTTCCATCATAAGAGATTTGACCCGGCGACCAAAGACATCATCTGTTGCCTGCTTAAGAAAAAAGCAGCGCATCGCCTCGGGTGCCA AGGCGATGACCCCCGAAGACACCCGTTTTTCCGGAACATCGATTTCCATCACCTGGAGGCGCGGCGGGTGGAGCCCCCCTGGGTGCCCAAGGCCAACGTGGTGTACGCCAAAGACGCCGAAAGCTTCGACTACACGTCGGAGGCGGGAGACGTCGAACTGGATGCCAAGGACGAGAAGTTCTTTGAAGAGTTCAGCACGGGCGCCGTGGCGGTCTCGTGGCAGAAGGAGATGATCGACAGCGGCTTGTTTGATGAGCTCAACATGCCCGAAAGGAACGGCCATGATCAAGTGATGGCATGGAAATCAAAGACGTGTGTCGTCCTCTGA